A section of the Saccopteryx leptura isolate mSacLep1 chromosome 4, mSacLep1_pri_phased_curated, whole genome shotgun sequence genome encodes:
- the EIF4EBP1 gene encoding eukaryotic translation initiation factor 4E-binding protein 1: MSGSSSCSKTPSRAIPATHRVVLSDGVQLPPGDYSTTPGGTLFSTTPGGTRIIYDRKFLMECRNSPVTKTPPQDLPTIPGVTSPVSDEPPTEASQNHLQNSPEDKPAGGEESQFEMDI; this comes from the exons ATGTCcggcagcagcagctgcagcaagACCCCAAGTAGGGCCATCCCTGCCACTCACCGGGTGGTCCTCAGCGACGGCGTGCAGCTGCCCCCCGGGGACTACAGCACCACTCCCGGTGGCACGCTCTTCAGCACCACCCCGGGAG GTACCAGGATCATCTATGACCGGAAGTTCCTGATGGAGTGTCGGAATTCACCTGTGACCAAAACACCCCCTCAGGACCTGCCTACCATTCCGGGGGTCACTAGCCCTGTAAGCGATGAGCCCCCCACTGAAGCCAGCCAGAACCACCTGCAAAACAGCCCTGAAGACAAGCCTGCAGGCG GTGAAGAATCACAGTTTGAGATGGACATTTAA